In one Bacillus sp. PK3_68 genomic region, the following are encoded:
- the proC gene encoding pyrroline-5-carboxylate reductase yields MKTTFIGAGSMAEAMISGALSSGALAAGDIYATNRADIDRLQELEGRYGIHTSYEIESMLSDSGIVVLAMKPKDARDALKKIKAYLSPSSLIITLMAGVTTHFIEQETGRPCAVVRAMPNTSAAVGKSATAIAINEHVTEQQKTAALALFSSIGLTKIVKEEQLDAVTGLSGSGPAYIYYVAEAMEQAAEAIGLEKETAKPLIIQTLLGAAEMLSASEGKAEQLRKGVTSPGGTTEAGIRILEDKKVKEAFVNCIIEATAQSKRLGLPYQNPIKQ; encoded by the coding sequence ATGAAAACGACATTTATCGGTGCCGGCTCCATGGCAGAAGCAATGATTTCGGGTGCCTTATCAAGCGGTGCTTTGGCTGCTGGCGATATTTATGCGACAAACAGAGCGGATATAGACAGGCTTCAGGAACTGGAAGGCCGCTACGGCATTCATACCAGCTATGAGATAGAATCCATGCTTTCGGACAGCGGCATTGTTGTGCTAGCTATGAAACCAAAAGATGCAAGAGATGCTTTAAAAAAGATTAAAGCTTACCTATCCCCTTCCTCGTTAATCATTACATTGATGGCAGGTGTCACCACTCATTTTATCGAACAGGAGACAGGACGCCCTTGTGCAGTCGTCCGCGCCATGCCAAACACATCTGCTGCAGTTGGAAAATCCGCGACGGCGATTGCGATTAATGAGCATGTAACAGAGCAGCAAAAAACAGCGGCCCTTGCCCTTTTCTCTTCTATTGGTCTCACGAAAATAGTAAAGGAAGAACAGCTGGATGCGGTTACCGGCCTTTCGGGAAGCGGACCCGCTTATATTTACTATGTAGCCGAAGCAATGGAACAAGCAGCGGAAGCCATTGGTCTTGAAAAAGAAACTGCAAAGCCGCTCATTATTCAAACGCTGCTTGGCGCAGCTGAGATGCTTTCCGCTTCAGAAGGGAAAGCCGAACAGCTCCGCAAAGGGGTAACAAGTCCGGGAGGCACAACAGAAGCTGGCATCCGAATTCTAGAAGACAAAAAAGTAAAAGAGGCTTTTGTGAACTGTATCATTGAAGCTACTGCCCAGTCGAAACGTCTTGGTCTGCCTTATCAGAATCCTATCAAACAATAA
- the namA gene encoding NADPH dehydrogenase NamA — MARKLFEPYTIKDVTLKNRIVMSPMCMYSAEEDGKVNDWHLVHYPARAVGQVGLIMVEATAVTPEGRITEHDLGIWSDDHVPGFKRLAPLVQAHGAKIGIQLAHAGRKSEVRGEILAPTALSFDETMKTPKEMTESDIKRTIQAFTDGARRAKEAGFDVIELHGAHGYLINEFLSPLTNHREDEYGGSPENRFRFLKEVIIAVRDVWSGPLFVRVSAHDYHENGLDAEDYSEIAKQLKDLDIDLIDVSSGAVVPAKISVFPGYQVKFAETIKHGADIPVGAVGMITSPTQAEEILRNERADLVFLGRELLRDPYWPRRAAIELKTEIEAPVPYERGW, encoded by the coding sequence ATGGCAAGGAAATTATTTGAACCTTACACTATCAAAGATGTTACTTTAAAGAACCGGATCGTTATGTCACCTATGTGCATGTACTCCGCTGAAGAGGACGGCAAAGTCAATGATTGGCATCTCGTTCACTATCCAGCCCGGGCTGTCGGCCAGGTTGGCTTGATTATGGTGGAAGCAACCGCCGTCACGCCTGAAGGCCGGATTACCGAGCATGATCTTGGTATATGGAGCGATGATCATGTACCAGGGTTCAAGAGACTCGCTCCACTTGTGCAGGCTCATGGGGCGAAAATTGGTATTCAACTCGCTCATGCCGGACGTAAATCAGAAGTGAGAGGCGAGATTCTTGCCCCTACTGCCCTGTCATTTGATGAAACAATGAAAACACCGAAAGAAATGACGGAAAGTGACATTAAACGAACCATCCAAGCATTTACAGATGGAGCTAGACGAGCAAAAGAAGCCGGCTTTGATGTAATTGAACTTCACGGGGCCCACGGATATTTGATCAATGAATTTCTTTCCCCGTTAACGAACCATCGGGAAGATGAGTACGGTGGAAGCCCGGAAAATCGATTCCGTTTTCTAAAAGAAGTGATTATAGCAGTCCGGGACGTTTGGAGCGGTCCGCTGTTTGTCCGCGTGTCAGCCCATGACTATCATGAAAATGGCCTGGATGCTGAGGATTACAGCGAAATCGCCAAACAGCTAAAAGACCTGGATATTGATTTAATAGATGTAAGCTCAGGAGCTGTAGTACCTGCCAAGATCAGCGTCTTTCCTGGTTACCAGGTGAAATTCGCTGAAACTATCAAACACGGAGCTGACATCCCTGTCGGTGCTGTTGGCATGATCACTTCTCCTACCCAGGCGGAAGAAATTTTGCGCAACGAACGGGCAGACTTAGTTTTTCTCGGACGCGAGCTGCTGCGTGATCCATACTGGCCTCGGCGGGCCGCAATAGAACTAAAAACAGAAATTGAAGCTCCCGTGCCATACGAACGGGGCTGGTAA
- the rnz gene encoding ribonuclease Z — protein MDILFLGTGAGMPGKLRNVSSLALRMLNERGTVWLFDCGEATQHQILHTSLKPRRIEKIFITHLHGDHIFGLPGLLGSRSFQGGELPLTVYGPKGIKEFIQVSIGISGTRLQYELDIIEIDEGLVFEDDQLIVTARRLDHGIESYGYRLQEKDKPGVLLVDELKKDGVPPGPLYKEIKLGHAVRLEDGRLIDPSKYTGPQQKGKIIAILGDSRPCAAAVALAHEADVLIHEATFSAENPQMAHDYFHSTTVQAAEMAKQAGVKALVLNHISSRYTKEEATNLKREAEEIFAPVTLAHDFMEFLI, from the coding sequence ATGGACATTTTATTTTTAGGAACTGGGGCAGGCATGCCAGGAAAATTGAGAAATGTAAGTTCGCTGGCATTAAGAATGTTGAACGAAAGGGGAACCGTCTGGTTATTTGACTGTGGGGAAGCGACGCAGCACCAGATCTTACATACCTCTCTTAAGCCAAGACGAATTGAAAAAATATTTATTACCCATTTGCATGGGGATCATATCTTCGGTTTGCCGGGCCTGCTTGGTAGTCGCTCTTTTCAGGGGGGCGAGCTGCCGCTAACGGTTTATGGGCCGAAAGGAATCAAAGAGTTTATTCAGGTCTCTATCGGCATAAGCGGGACAAGACTGCAATATGAGTTAGACATAATAGAAATAGATGAAGGGCTTGTATTTGAAGACGATCAACTAATAGTAACAGCTCGCCGGCTTGACCATGGAATCGAGTCGTATGGATATCGTCTTCAAGAAAAGGATAAGCCGGGAGTACTGCTCGTTGACGAGTTAAAAAAAGATGGGGTACCTCCGGGACCTTTATATAAGGAAATTAAATTGGGGCATGCGGTTAGGTTAGAGGATGGCCGGCTCATTGACCCGAGTAAATATACCGGACCGCAGCAAAAAGGAAAAATTATTGCGATTCTTGGCGACTCAAGACCCTGCGCGGCGGCTGTTGCTCTGGCCCACGAAGCGGATGTACTGATTCACGAAGCCACTTTTTCAGCAGAAAATCCGCAGATGGCTCATGACTACTTTCATTCAACAACAGTTCAGGCTGCGGAAATGGCCAAACAGGCTGGAGTCAAAGCGCTCGTTTTAAATCATATTAGTTCAAGATATACAAAAGAAGAAGCAACGAACCTAAAAAGAGAAGCGGAAGAAATTTTTGCGCCGGTCACGTTGGCGCATGATTTCATGGAGTTTTTAATTTAA
- a CDS encoding DUF1694 domain-containing protein yields the protein MKRLKSAFKTSATTLSDGAKEYLGTERERIEGALTAKQIYKKQGREEVEKWVSIIREGEMRLNSDLDYMYLIPYIQLAIQYKIPYIVVESDELETNIGLIIAHACAVDKDSIWLKDEKKSEGTAPLLHLNGKLNSFSPLRVNTPKQ from the coding sequence TTGAAAAGATTAAAATCAGCTTTCAAAACATCCGCTACTACCTTGTCTGATGGAGCAAAAGAATACCTGGGAACAGAAAGAGAGCGGATTGAGGGTGCACTCACAGCCAAACAAATCTATAAAAAGCAGGGACGAGAAGAAGTAGAGAAATGGGTCTCGATTATTCGTGAAGGAGAAATGCGCTTAAACAGCGATCTTGATTACATGTACTTAATCCCTTACATTCAATTGGCTATTCAATACAAGATTCCCTATATAGTAGTAGAAAGTGACGAACTGGAAACAAACATCGGCCTTATTATTGCTCATGCTTGCGCAGTTGACAAAGACAGCATTTGGCTAAAGGATGAAAAAAAATCGGAAGGAACAGCCCCTCTATTACACTTAAACGGCAAATTAAACAGTTTTTCGCCATTGAGGGTGAACACTCCTAAGCAATAG
- a CDS encoding aspartate aminotransferase family protein, with protein MAVHETLTNELASLDKKHFIHPTSSIKEQQENGPAIIFKEGKGVYLTDINGKKYLEGMASLWNVNVGYGRTELAEVAKEQLETLPFASSFATFSNEPAIRLATKVAEMAPGDLNAVFFTSGGSESNDTSYKLVRHYWKIKGQPNKTKIISRQRAYHGVAVGSTSATGIQDFHHMTTSLAAGFVHTESFSPEALRKTIEAEGADTIAAFIAEPVQGAGGVNIPPDGYFQEIRKICDEYNILLIADEVITGFGRTGKMFACEHWDIVPDVMLLAKGISSGYIPLGAVVVRDHIHQDFINLSEGTLLHGFTYSGHPTACAVGLKNIDILERENLVQNSKEMGALLHEKLKRLQIETDIVGEVRFLGLIGALEIVKDRQTNERFPKKLAPQIITEARKRGLILRTVTFGESDTIVFAPPLVINEKEINELVDILKDAILEVQQAN; from the coding sequence ATGGCAGTACATGAAACATTAACGAATGAATTAGCATCACTTGATAAGAAACACTTTATCCATCCTACTTCTTCGATTAAAGAACAGCAGGAAAATGGGCCAGCTATTATTTTTAAAGAAGGAAAAGGCGTTTATTTAACGGATATTAACGGAAAAAAGTACCTGGAAGGCATGGCATCCCTTTGGAATGTCAACGTTGGTTATGGGCGGACAGAGCTTGCTGAAGTGGCGAAAGAACAATTAGAAACTCTTCCCTTCGCTTCAAGTTTTGCTACTTTCAGTAATGAACCGGCTATCCGCCTGGCAACTAAGGTAGCAGAAATGGCGCCAGGAGATTTAAATGCTGTCTTTTTCACTTCCGGAGGGTCTGAATCGAATGATACATCATACAAGCTCGTTCGCCATTATTGGAAAATAAAAGGTCAGCCCAACAAAACAAAAATCATTTCCCGTCAACGTGCTTATCACGGAGTGGCAGTCGGTTCTACAAGCGCTACTGGCATCCAAGACTTTCACCATATGACTACTTCTCTTGCTGCGGGATTCGTTCACACTGAATCTTTTTCACCGGAAGCGCTGAGAAAGACAATTGAAGCAGAGGGAGCCGACACAATTGCTGCGTTTATTGCAGAGCCTGTTCAAGGAGCGGGAGGAGTAAATATTCCACCGGACGGTTATTTCCAAGAGATTCGCAAAATTTGTGACGAATATAATATTTTACTCATTGCCGATGAAGTTATTACTGGATTCGGCCGAACAGGAAAAATGTTTGCCTGCGAGCATTGGGACATTGTACCGGATGTTATGCTGCTTGCCAAAGGGATTTCCAGCGGCTACATTCCACTCGGTGCTGTCGTTGTTCGTGACCATATTCATCAAGACTTTATTAACCTATCCGAAGGCACTCTCCTGCATGGCTTTACGTATAGCGGTCATCCAACAGCGTGCGCGGTCGGTTTGAAAAACATTGACATTCTTGAAAGAGAAAACCTCGTGCAAAACTCAAAAGAAATGGGAGCGCTGCTTCACGAAAAATTAAAAAGGCTCCAAATAGAAACAGACATCGTTGGAGAAGTTCGTTTCCTCGGTTTGATTGGCGCCCTGGAAATCGTCAAAGACCGACAAACAAACGAACGCTTCCCGAAAAAACTTGCTCCGCAAATTATTACAGAAGCAAGAAAGCGTGGACTCATCTTACGCACAGTCACTTTTGGAGAATCAGATACAATCGTCTTCGCTCCGCCGCTCGTCATTAACGAGAAAGAAATAAATGAACTTGTCGATATTTTAAAGGATGCTATTTTAGAAGTTCAACAAGCTAACTAA
- a CDS encoding chemotaxis protein CheW produces MQLINKAVIFESGQEEYAVPVQSVVSIEKVEFINPIPHMPFYMRGITKAREELIPVIDFESVLYDRPLAESEDARLLVVQTEALSVGFLVKEAKEIIDVPAESLKQLGIASYEKTKYFTGIAAFSERMVTIVDPDILVSSLEGIKEIQEYMKNHKVPSA; encoded by the coding sequence GTGCAATTAATAAATAAAGCGGTTATTTTCGAGAGCGGTCAGGAAGAATATGCGGTTCCGGTACAGTCAGTAGTTTCTATAGAAAAAGTAGAATTCATTAATCCTATTCCTCATATGCCTTTTTATATGAGAGGGATCACTAAAGCGAGGGAAGAGTTAATCCCGGTCATTGACTTTGAATCGGTCCTTTACGATCGACCTCTCGCTGAATCAGAGGACGCACGGCTGCTCGTCGTTCAAACAGAGGCTTTGTCTGTGGGCTTTCTAGTAAAAGAAGCAAAAGAAATTATTGATGTTCCCGCAGAGTCTTTAAAGCAGCTGGGAATCGCTTCTTATGAAAAGACGAAATATTTCACAGGAATCGCAGCTTTTTCGGAGCGCATGGTAACAATTGTTGATCCGGACATATTAGTTTCTTCGCTCGAAGGGATTAAGGAGATACAAGAGTACATGAAAAATCATAAAGTACCGTCTGCCTGA
- a CDS encoding M20/M25/M40 family metallo-hydrolase encodes MINKERLVNEFLELVQIDSETKNEAAIAKVLTSKFEALGVHVYEDDSAAKTGHGAGNLICTLEATKDGIDPIYFTSHMDTVVPGVGVKPRIENGYVVTDGTTILGADDKAGLAAMLEMIKVLKEQNYRHGMIQFIITAGEESGLVGAKAMDSSLVKAKFGYALDSDGTVGNIIVAAPTQAKIKAEIFGKTAHAGVAPEKGVSAITIAAKAIAKMPLGRIDKETTANIGRFEGGQATNIVCDYASILAEARSLVPEKMEAQVSKMKEAFEQTAGEMNGRADVHVEVMYPGFKFGDGDHVVEVAKKAAERIGRPSKLLTSGGGSDANVIAGFGIPTVNLAVGYEEIHTKNERMPIEELVKLAEMATAIVAITAEEE; translated from the coding sequence ATGATTAATAAAGAACGGTTAGTGAATGAATTTCTTGAACTAGTTCAAATTGATTCAGAAACGAAAAATGAAGCCGCCATTGCTAAAGTGCTGACAAGCAAGTTTGAAGCACTCGGTGTACATGTGTATGAAGATGATTCCGCTGCTAAAACTGGGCATGGGGCCGGCAATTTAATTTGCACGCTTGAAGCTACGAAGGACGGAATAGACCCAATTTATTTTACATCCCACATGGATACGGTCGTTCCGGGAGTCGGCGTAAAGCCACGCATTGAAAATGGATATGTCGTGACAGATGGAACAACCATTCTTGGCGCAGACGATAAAGCAGGACTTGCTGCAATGCTTGAAATGATTAAAGTGTTAAAAGAACAAAATTACAGACACGGCATGATCCAATTTATTATTACAGCAGGAGAAGAGTCTGGCCTTGTTGGGGCAAAAGCGATGGATTCTTCTCTTGTGAAAGCGAAATTTGGCTATGCATTGGATAGTGACGGCACAGTAGGCAACATTATTGTAGCCGCTCCGACACAGGCGAAAATCAAGGCAGAGATTTTTGGGAAAACAGCTCATGCTGGCGTTGCACCTGAGAAAGGGGTATCTGCCATTACGATTGCCGCAAAAGCGATTGCAAAAATGCCGCTCGGCCGGATTGATAAGGAAACGACTGCTAATATTGGCCGCTTTGAAGGAGGTCAAGCAACGAATATTGTTTGTGACTATGCTTCTATTTTAGCAGAAGCACGCTCACTTGTTCCGGAGAAGATGGAGGCACAAGTAAGCAAAATGAAGGAAGCGTTTGAACAAACAGCGGGAGAAATGAACGGTCGGGCAGACGTGCATGTAGAAGTTATGTATCCGGGATTTAAGTTTGGCGATGGAGACCATGTTGTTGAAGTGGCTAAGAAAGCGGCTGAGCGTATCGGCCGTCCAAGTAAATTGTTAACGAGCGGCGGAGGCAGTGATGCCAACGTGATTGCGGGCTTTGGTATTCCGACAGTAAACCTGGCTGTCGGCTATGAGGAAATTCATACGAAAAATGAAAGAATGCCTATTGAAGAACTTGTCAAGCTCGCTGAAATGGCAACAGCAATCGTAGCAATTACTGCTGAGGAAGAATAA
- a CDS encoding acyl-CoA carboxylase subunit beta, with the protein MTTPDIFTSINELYDRRREVELGGGDERIEKQHEKGKLTARERIDLLVDPDSFVEINPFIEHRSTYFGLEGVKGPGDGVVTGYGKVNGRPVYLFSQDFTVFGGALGEMHAKKIANVMDLAAKNGAPFIGLNDSGGARIQEGVVSLDGYGHIFYRNAIYSGVIPQISVIMGPCAGGAVYSPAITDFVFMVDETSQMFITGPKVIETVTGEKISSEDLGGSKVHNAISGNAHFRGSSEEEVLEMVRNLLTYLPQNNEEKPPMVESCPENDYREDITDIVPFDGLRPYDVRKVIEQVVDESSFMEVQKEFAKNIVVGFARIKGETVGLVCNQPKFMAGGLDIDSSDKAARFIRFCDSFNIPLITFEDVSGFFPGVKQEHGGIIRHGAKILYAYSEATVPKITVILRKAYGGAYVALNSKSIGADLVFSWPNAEIAVMGPQGAANIIFAKEIANSENPEETRAKKIEEYREKFANPYVAASHGMVDDVIDPRETRIKLIQALEMMRTKKEERPKKKHGNIPL; encoded by the coding sequence ATGACAACGCCAGATATTTTCACGAGCATTAATGAGCTGTATGACAGACGCCGGGAGGTAGAGCTGGGCGGCGGTGATGAACGAATTGAAAAGCAGCACGAAAAAGGCAAGCTGACAGCTCGCGAGCGGATTGATTTGCTTGTTGATCCTGACTCATTCGTTGAGATTAATCCGTTTATTGAGCATCGCAGTACATATTTTGGATTAGAAGGCGTGAAAGGGCCGGGCGACGGAGTAGTGACGGGCTATGGGAAAGTAAATGGCCGCCCTGTTTATTTATTCTCCCAGGATTTCACCGTTTTTGGCGGTGCGCTTGGAGAAATGCACGCTAAAAAGATAGCCAATGTGATGGACTTGGCAGCGAAAAACGGAGCCCCTTTTATCGGATTGAATGACTCGGGAGGAGCGCGTATTCAAGAAGGCGTCGTTTCACTGGACGGTTACGGGCATATCTTCTATCGGAACGCAATCTACTCTGGCGTCATTCCGCAAATTTCTGTCATTATGGGGCCATGCGCAGGAGGAGCTGTGTATTCACCAGCTATTACCGACTTTGTTTTCATGGTTGACGAAACGAGCCAGATGTTTATTACCGGGCCAAAGGTTATTGAAACCGTCACGGGAGAAAAAATTTCTTCCGAAGATCTTGGCGGCTCAAAGGTACATAATGCGATCAGTGGAAACGCCCATTTCCGCGGCAGTTCTGAGGAAGAAGTATTAGAGATGGTTCGCAACTTGTTGACTTATTTGCCGCAAAATAACGAAGAAAAACCCCCGATGGTTGAATCCTGCCCGGAGAATGATTACCGTGAAGATATAACAGATATCGTGCCTTTTGATGGGCTTCGTCCTTACGATGTTAGAAAGGTCATTGAACAGGTAGTAGACGAAAGCTCATTCATGGAAGTGCAAAAAGAGTTTGCAAAAAACATTGTCGTTGGTTTTGCTCGCATCAAAGGAGAAACGGTTGGCCTCGTCTGTAATCAGCCAAAATTTATGGCTGGAGGGCTGGATATTGATTCATCCGACAAAGCGGCACGGTTTATCCGTTTTTGTGATTCCTTTAATATTCCGCTCATTACGTTTGAAGATGTATCCGGCTTTTTCCCGGGGGTAAAACAGGAACACGGCGGCATTATTCGCCATGGGGCAAAGATTTTATATGCGTATTCAGAAGCAACTGTGCCAAAAATCACGGTCATTTTACGCAAAGCCTATGGTGGGGCATACGTTGCTCTTAATAGTAAGTCTATAGGTGCGGATCTTGTGTTCTCTTGGCCTAATGCAGAAATCGCCGTCATGGGGCCACAGGGGGCAGCAAATATCATCTTTGCAAAAGAGATTGCAAACAGTGAAAATCCGGAAGAAACACGAGCGAAAAAAATTGAAGAATACCGGGAAAAATTTGCTAATCCATACGTCGCTGCTTCACACGGAATGGTTGATGATGTGATTGATCCACGTGAAACAAGAATAAAGCTAATTCAAGCGCTTGAAATGATGAGAACGAAAAAAGAGGAGCGTCCGAAGAAAAAGCACGGCAACATTCCGCTTTAA
- the mce gene encoding methylmalonyl-CoA epimerase, whose protein sequence is MNRVDHIGIAVSSLEETLRFYTEQLGLTLIKTEEVLSEQVRVAFIDAGNVKFELLEPMSSESTVAKFIEKRGQGIHHVAFKVKNIEKRIQEIKENGIHMINETPKPGAGGAEVAFMHPKSAHGVLFELCDKSKMEGERKLL, encoded by the coding sequence ATGAATCGAGTGGATCATATCGGTATTGCAGTTAGCTCGCTGGAAGAGACGTTGCGTTTTTATACCGAGCAGCTTGGACTTACCTTAATTAAAACAGAGGAAGTACTTTCGGAGCAAGTAAGAGTCGCTTTTATAGATGCCGGAAATGTGAAGTTTGAATTGCTTGAACCGATGAGCAGTGAAAGTACTGTGGCGAAATTTATTGAAAAGCGGGGCCAAGGCATCCATCATGTGGCCTTTAAAGTGAAGAATATTGAAAAGCGCATTCAGGAGATAAAAGAAAACGGCATTCATATGATCAATGAAACACCAAAGCCAGGGGCTGGCGGAGCGGAAGTGGCCTTCATGCATCCTAAATCGGCACATGGTGTGTTGTTTGAGCTTTGCGACAAGAGCAAGATGGAAGGAGAAAGAAAATTATTATGA
- the prli42 gene encoding stressosome-associated protein Prli42, producing MRNKIVQKVVVYIMLLAMLVSTLFFGLSMFL from the coding sequence ATGAGAAATAAAATCGTTCAAAAAGTAGTCGTTTATATTATGCTGCTAGCCATGCTCGTTTCTACCCTGTTTTTCGGATTATCTATGTTCTTATAA
- a CDS encoding aromatic acid exporter family protein — translation MFKIGYRTAKTAVGTTAAIMISQWVGLENFVSAGIITILCIQNTKKKSLQAAQSRFFACAVAMLFSSVFFEGIGYYAPVMGLLLLFFIPTLVALKIKEGIVTSCVIILHIFSAGQVTKQLIFNEFCIISIGIGVALLMNLYMPSVERKLYSLQEEIERNFTSIFHEIALYLRNKDHMWDGNEIVKTEKLIKEGKMLAFKNVENHLLRDDTIFYSYFVMREKQFNIIERVLGIVTSISHQVKAALVLADFMDALSTRVHPGNTALLHLKKLYDLKAEIDQMDLPDTREEFEARAALFQFIKEMEEYLLIKSSFKGLKKETAAEQKRKPAPQIE, via the coding sequence ATGTTTAAAATAGGGTATCGGACGGCAAAAACAGCTGTCGGCACAACCGCAGCTATCATGATTTCCCAGTGGGTGGGACTTGAAAACTTTGTGTCAGCGGGAATTATTACGATCTTATGTATTCAAAATACAAAAAAGAAATCACTGCAGGCTGCGCAGAGCCGTTTTTTTGCGTGCGCAGTGGCTATGCTTTTTTCTTCCGTTTTTTTTGAGGGAATTGGCTATTATGCGCCTGTAATGGGGCTTTTGCTCTTATTTTTCATTCCGACGCTTGTGGCCCTTAAAATCAAAGAAGGGATTGTTACAAGCTGTGTCATCATCTTGCATATTTTTTCTGCCGGGCAAGTAACGAAACAGCTTATTTTTAACGAGTTTTGTATTATTTCAATTGGAATTGGCGTTGCTTTGCTTATGAATCTTTATATGCCAAGCGTAGAGAGAAAACTGTATAGCCTTCAGGAGGAAATTGAACGGAATTTTACATCTATTTTTCACGAAATAGCTCTGTATCTGCGCAATAAAGATCATATGTGGGATGGAAACGAAATTGTGAAAACAGAGAAGCTGATCAAAGAAGGAAAAATGCTCGCTTTTAAAAATGTAGAGAACCATTTGTTAAGGGATGATACCATCTTTTACAGCTATTTTGTTATGAGAGAGAAGCAGTTTAACATCATTGAGCGGGTTTTAGGCATTGTGACCTCAATTTCTCATCAAGTGAAGGCGGCACTTGTGCTTGCTGACTTTATGGATGCTTTAAGTACCCGCGTTCATCCTGGCAACACCGCATTGCTTCACTTAAAAAAATTATACGATTTAAAAGCTGAAATTGATCAAATGGATTTGCCGGACACACGGGAGGAATTTGAGGCAAGGGCGGCATTGTTTCAGTTCATTAAAGAGATGGAAGAGTATTTGCTGATCAAAAGCTCCTTTAAAGGGCTGAAAAAAGAAACAGCCGCTGAGCAAAAAAGAAAGCCGGCCCCTCAGATAGAGTAG
- a CDS encoding BrxA/BrxB family bacilliredoxin, with protein MSIDFNFLMNDVVRQAREEITAAGYTQLQTPEEVEEALAKKGTTLVMINSVCGCAGGIARPAAAHSIHSDKRPDHLVTVFAGQDKEATAKARSYFVGYPPSSPSFALLKDGKLCTMVERHEIEGHDPMSVVQKLQEAFDKYCEEV; from the coding sequence ATGAGTATAGATTTTAATTTTTTAATGAATGATGTGGTTCGTCAAGCGCGTGAGGAAATCACAGCTGCTGGATATACACAGCTTCAAACACCGGAAGAAGTAGAAGAAGCACTTGCTAAAAAGGGAACAACGCTTGTAATGATTAATTCCGTTTGCGGCTGTGCCGGCGGTATTGCCCGTCCAGCTGCTGCTCACTCGATTCATAGCGATAAGCGCCCGGATCACCTTGTGACAGTCTTTGCCGGACAGGATAAAGAGGCCACAGCCAAAGCACGTAGCTACTTTGTCGGTTACCCGCCGTCCTCTCCATCTTTTGCTCTTTTGAAAGACGGGAAATTATGCACAATGGTGGAACGCCATGAAATTGAAGGACATGACCCAATGTCTGTTGTCCAAAAGCTTCAAGAGGCTTTTGACAAATATTGTGAAGAAGTGTAA